GGCCCAAAGGAACATGGGGAGGCCCAACTTCCATTGTGGCCTATAAAAGATGGACTGACACTGGCAATtttgattataatttttttttaaaaattagacacATAGAATTATCACTTACCCTCTCTTTCTCCTCGATTTCCAGCCACAAATGCAGTAGCCATTTGTTTGATCATGATGTGATCGTGGGTTTGATGGATCCTCCAGTCAAAAACACTTGTCACAGACGAGGCTCGCTCTCACGCACACTCTTCAATCTCAAAGCAACGGCCACTGAGCTAGAACTTTTCTCTTGCACTCCTGACGGGTTTTTGTCTATTTTGCAACTAATTGTGAGATTTGGCGAGGAATCTTAACCTAACAAAGCTGCAATCTTTGCAAGTGGGTTTAATTCCCAATTCCAATACACTACTTTCTCGtttctgggttttgttttttCCGCACCGAATCATGGCTTCTTCAATGCTATATGGAGCGGAAAATCTCACGCTCACTAGAGGGGTAACCCCAAAACGATTGGGTTTCTTGGGTTCTGGCGTTCATGGGAAACAGTTTGCGAATTCGGGTTTAATCTCTTGCAGTAGAATGTCAAAGGTAAGGACTCTATCTCCCAAGTGTAGTTTGTCTTCTTCTAGGCCAGCTTCGCAGCCGAGGTTCATACAGCACAAGAAAGAGGCCTTTTGGTTCTATAGATTCCTTTCAATTGTGTATGACCATGTGATAAACCCTGGTCACTGGACCGAGGACATGAGAGATGAGGCGCTTGAACCGGCTGATCTCAGTAACCGGAATATGTTAGTGGTAGATGTTGGTGGCGGCACCGGATTCACCACTTTGGGCATTGTTAAGCACGTGGATGCCAAAAATGTTACAATTCTTGATCAGTCACCACATCAGCTTGCTAAGGCAAAACAAAAAGAGCCATTGAAAGACTGCAAGATCATCGAGGGCGACGCGGAAGATCTCCCCTTTAAAACTGATTATGCCGATAGATATATATCTGCTGgaaggtatttttttttcctgccttATACTTGGTCTTATATATTTATCTATAAAATCAGTTcatttctttgtgtttttatcT
This genomic stretch from Tripterygium wilfordii isolate XIE 37 chromosome 22, ASM1340144v1, whole genome shotgun sequence harbors:
- the LOC119991203 gene encoding 2-methyl-6-phytyl-1,4-hydroquinone methyltransferase, chloroplastic-like, encoding MASSMLYGAENLTLTRGVTPKRLGFLGSGVHGKQFANSGLISCSRMSKVRTLSPKCSLSSSRPASQPRFIQHKKEAFWFYRFLSIVYDHVINPGHWTEDMRDEALEPADLSNRNMLVVDVGGGTGFTTLGIVKHVDAKNVTILDQSPHQLAKAKQKEPLKDCKIIEGDAEDLPFKTDYADRYISAGSIEYWPEPQRGIREAYRVLKLGGKACIIGPVYPTFWLSRFFADVWMLFPKEEEYIEWFQKAGFKDVQLKRIGPKWYRGVRRHGLIMGCSVTGVKPASGDSPLQLGPKAEDVSEPVNPFVFLYRFILGAMAGAYFVLVPIYMWIKDQIVPKGQPI